CGTTACGATGATCGGAAAATCCACGGCCTGGATTTGTTCAAGGGCCAGGGCAATCAGCTCCGGATACTCGCTGTTGACCAGAACCGAATAGAGCCGCAGCTTGTGCTGAAGACCTCGGCGAGTCGAATCCTTCAATTGGCCGACCAGCACCTGAGTGTACACCAAAACGGAGACGATCAGTGTGATCGCGACCAGAAACAGTATTCCCTTAAATGTACCGACGTGTTGATAGAGAAGTCTTCGGCCGATCCACATCGCGCGCTTCTACCCTGCAAGATTCCCCGGCGATCCGGAAGCGTCGCCGCCGGATTCGCCGCTGTCTTCTCGAATGGAATATACGCGATCCCGTTCGGAAACGTTCACGATCTTCTCGGCAATCAGACCGAACGAGAAGAACTGAATTCCCACCACCATCAGCAGCACGCCCAGAAACAGCATCGGCCGATTCCCGATCCACAGGCCATTCAGCCAGCCGATCGTCAGGTACAGGTTGATGGCAAAACCCGCGAGCGCGCAGAACAGGCCGATGCTGCCGAAAAGATGGAGCGGCGCGCGATTGTAGTCGGAGATGAACAGCACAGTCAACAGATCGAAAAATCCGTTCACAAACCGGCTGGCGCCGAATTTGGTCTTGCCGTATTTCCGGGCCGTGTGAAGAACGGGCAATTCGGTGATTCGATAACCGAGCTTGTAGGCGAGAACGGGCAGAAAGCGGTGCAGCTCGCCGTACACCGGAAGCTCCTTGACGACTTCCTGCCGATAGGCTTTCAATCCGCAATTGAAATCATGCAATCGAATACCGGACAGCGCGCCGGTTACCCGATTGAACAGCTTGGAGGGGAGAGTCTTCGAGAGCGGGTCATGTCTCTTCTTCTTCCATCCCGAAACCAGATCATAGCCCTCCTCCAGTTTCGCGATGAGCGCGGGGATTTCCGCCGGATCATCCTGCAAGTCGGCATCCATCGTGATGACGAACTCGCCGCGCACGGCTCGGAATCCGGTGGCGAGACCCGCCGATTTGCCGAAATTTCTCCGGAACGAGATGAAGCGGACATTGGGATCACGCTTCCATAGATCCTTCAATACTCTATCCGATCCGTCGCGACTTCCGTCGTCCACAAAAATGAGTTCATAGGTCCATCCGGTCCGCTTGAATACGTCGGCCAGCCGCTCGTAGAGTTCCGGCAATGATTTCGCCTCATTATAGAGGGGTATGACCACACTGACCCGCGGCGTTGCCGCTGCATTCTTCATGGTTGAACTCCCGAAGGTTCCTGCGCCGCTTCCGACTGGGGCATCCGCCGCTCCGCGTCCAGCGCGATTTCCCCCAAACGCCACGTCACCGATACGCCGCCCGTCGTGTCGGAACAGACGACCCGTCGCGCGATCGGCCAGCCGTCGAAACGCCGCACTCGCTGATACCTCTTGACCACCGGATCACGCCCGTTGCGATTCACCCGCTCCGTTGTCACGTGACCCGTTCTGTTGTCGAGCGTGAACCGGTACTCCGCGTCTTCCGATCGTCCGATGATCCACGACCGTTGTCCGTCGTGCCATA
This portion of the bacterium genome encodes:
- a CDS encoding glycosyltransferase family 2 protein — translated: MKNAAATPRVSVVIPLYNEAKSLPELYERLADVFKRTGWTYELIFVDDGSRDGSDRVLKDLWKRDPNVRFISFRRNFGKSAGLATGFRAVRGEFVITMDADLQDDPAEIPALIAKLEEGYDLVSGWKKKRHDPLSKTLPSKLFNRVTGALSGIRLHDFNCGLKAYRQEVVKELPVYGELHRFLPVLAYKLGYRITELPVLHTARKYGKTKFGASRFVNGFFDLLTVLFISDYNRAPLHLFGSIGLFCALAGFAINLYLTIGWLNGLWIGNRPMLFLGVLLMVVGIQFFSFGLIAEKIVNVSERDRVYSIREDSGESGGDASGSPGNLAG